ATATATTACTGGAAACTTGATAAATTGAAAGCTTCATtgaaaacacagggaattttttttccagatttgagtggTAACCCTGATAATATCTGGAATATTTCCTACAGAAGAATTTGTTAatagtacttttatttatttatttttttgtatttaatgcatttataaaaatgaaggatttatactgttttttatttataaaagtatttaaaaatatacttataaatatttattttttattcaaataaagtatatttttaaacattatttttaggtCATTCTGCTTGCAGTTTGTCAGATGGTGAAAAGGCTGCGGCTCATGGAGCTAGTTTCATTACTCATCTTTTCAATGCCATGTTGCCTGTATGCATACCTACTTTCAATAATCTTATGAAATGGCATTCAGTTCTTTTCTTTGTATgctaagtttattttaaaaacagtctCACTTACATAATATATCTTGAAGCAAtggtatgatttaaaaaaaaaaaaaaaaaaaaaaaaaaaaaaaaattctagtgtaAAGTGAAATGCAagtgaaaactaaataaaaaaaattcattcttattgctgtttgcaattttagaaaaatgtgggAATTTAGTTGCAATTCAATTTAAGTTTTGTCataattttgtgatttatttttaaatttataaaagtcagcttaatatggaattaaaaaaattgtaatataaacagtaaaatcttcattcaaaatgaattttacttttatttatatatctattgcaatatattcttataaaatattcaacattgtGGGAACTTTTTGTTCCTCTTTCATTTAGTAAAAGGTCCTAAATCAAGGAGACAAAAAATTTGGTTTTCACTGAAATTGAATGGGTGACCACATTTACAGCTTGGAAGCCATCAAATaaccattattattaattattttaaaattattccaaacaaaattGGCTATTCAGAGGGATGATGGCTATTTTAATGTGACAGCTTCGAGAAATATTTCCAGGAAATTGAAGCATATTCCTCATTggtttttgaaactatattttatggaatttaatatgtgaaattgcttttcttttttcctgaaatatttatattttattttatgtagtgaattctattttaaagtatttcatcaTTTAGGAATTCAAGACATTACTATTATCAGTTGTAAGAGATTAATTCTAATAATcattcattctatttattataatgaaaattgttgccataggataaaaaaaatttgggaaCAAAAAGCTGCATACATTTTACATGctgtgaatataattaaaatatctaatttatatttcagcttCAACAAGTCACTTAGTAAGAAATACTTTTACTtctaagaaaaagtattttcatggaAATAACATGAACCCACCTatgtttaatttagaatttcCATTGCAAAGTGTTCCATAGTGTTGATGATTTTACTCaactaaattgtttttaaatgactgttaaataaatatatatatatagctatttTCATTGTCTgttgtaattttagaaaaaaaataataaataaacagtaattatagaaaaaacaaataaacaaactctagtttgaattagattttaatgaatattgatatttttctttattgattgaattttttaatggttaTAATCAGgacagataataatttttttgttatagttCCATCACAGAGATCCAGGCCTTGTTGGATTACTTACGAGTGAGAAGTTGcctccaaataaaaatatattttacggtATAATTGCTGATGGTATTCATACTCATCCTGCTGCATTAAGAATAGCATATTATTCAAATCCAAAAGGTATTGCTGAAAAGTTTCTTTGGAAATATTAAggaatcatttaatatttactatGTATTTCCCAATGCTCTTCCTTTCTTTCCCATCTAAAATGTCTTGTATGAAGTGTattagtaatgaaatatattaatgatatttgtgaaagtaatttattgacacttgaaataaactaattcttgaattttgcaattaatttgaattcttttaatttgtgaattataatgaaaaagtttaattGATATACTTGGGACATCTAAGAGCATCTTAAGCTCTATAATAGACTAAATTTTACTCTTATAGAAATAATGCTATTAATTAGTCAGTAAAGAATACATTTGGACTGAAAGTGCAACGTTTGGTTTGGAAGAAACTGATATCATAAAGTGAAAACCATGTAAATGACATacataatttgtatatatatcaCTACTTGTATGATGTGTGTGCATATGGTGCTCTGCTACCctaatcttttaaattacaaCTGCCAGATTTTTCACATATATACCATAACAAATGGAAATGTGGAGTTTGGagcaattcatttgaaattttagccAAAATTTAAGGACTATCTTGgtattttttctgcaataacatcTAAAAATCTTATTGtacaaaaatagattttgcagtctgaaaattaaaaaaaaagaatgcctttttttgaaaattttgttacttaaaattttttcttcttcttttacttaattttcaacaatagattaaattgttgattaaagttaaaactattttaattgttttatcaaatattttattgtataattgtatttatattttttttccattgttgaaagctaaattcttttaaacatcTGTGTTgtttataagatgaataaaaaagaaattttacaatatttctaaattggaCATTTaagtttatagaaatattatgttGTCATGGTACTGGTTTCCATTTGAAAGGCATGCACAGTGTACAGATAATATGTAAGACATTGTTGTATAAATTATACAAACATTAATGTCTGTCAGTTTGacaatatcagaaaataatatctgaattaactgaaattaaatgttaCTAATATTCTTGCCAAACTAGCTGGCTATAAAAGGAATTAGTGTGtgtatataatgatatctcttaatctaatttaaattataataaatttcctaatttttatcttaatttagaccatgttaacttcatgctaaaatttttttcttatttcctgatccaatccaatactttttttatttaattaatgttacatACGCTCTAAAATgcttatttctgcttttttttttcattctccgAGTGAAggtaacattcttttaaagattcttaaatcgacatgtgtcaaagaaatatctatcaaaatctcattgtaaaaaccatTGAAGTGAAGATTTcgtgatgtagactgacgtatttttAATcacttgtacataaattatgcttccCAGGATGGAGTACCGAAAACagaaaagacactttgaatttttaacttcattttatttccatcctAGGTGTCATGATTttttgtacaagcagaagcgacagGCACGACACAGAAAGACGCAACACGAAATGAAGtaaagctaataaaaattttatccctgtgaatatatactgtgagattttaatagggatttcctacATGTGTGGATCACAGGCAAGGGATCTTTTAGAGGAATTTGTTTAagtcagaaattttttatattttaagtcgGAGTGTGGGAATCGCTGACAAAGgaatttttacagagctttctgttgcattaattaaatagaaaaagtggaatgggatcaggaaataagagaatattttaaaatgaagttaatatgtgctgaatcaagctaaaaattagtttaaaatatcattacttatagatataagcatataattacactaattaatttaaataattggtttataaagtaaaataattaaataatgctatTAGTCtcctaaatattgtattttagtgaactttttttttttgttgttgttgtatgaACTTCAGAATGATAGAAGAATTATAGTCAGAGAGAatagttgcattttatttttatgtaagaaattatatctttcataccaaattataaatgtaaattagaactcaataataaataaaatttaaagaaaaatttccattttgtttaaattaatttcaagttatttataGAATCTTTTTGTGGTATTAAAGTGAACCATTTATAAACAGAGTGAGATATTATgattcaaatgaatatatttcaaaaagttacaTAGTGTGCAGAAAAATGTGCCTTAAGCGAAATGATGAAATTGCTATTAGTTTGAAGTTGAAGATTTACtataataatattcaagaaattttggCTCTACATTTAGAAACAGTAATAAGtttaatgctatatttattatttttgtggtggtaatttatgataaaaatcattaccatggataaaaatttatgaatgagctgtcaaatttttactttatatttatcattacattttcttaaccttaatttatgaaaaatgtaataaataattcattttattaaaataatattttttctttaaatattttaggtttaGTACTAGTTACAGATGCAATGTCTGCCATGGGATTACAGCCTGGTACTTATAATATTGGTGACCAAAAAGTAGAAGTCACCAACTCTTGTGCAGTGCTTTCTGGTACTCAAACTTTAAGTGGAAGGTAAATTAAGATTCTTATATCAAGTAAAAGTTTTTACTTGAACTATcttgtaaattttcatttcactattaaaataaaaaaaaatattttgtttctagcATAGCAACAATGGATTCTTGCGTAAGGTTTCTGCTGAAATCAGttagtaagtaaataaataatttaatatatatatattatagaaaattggtacaaacaatttttatttatatatgtattatactatttttggatatttttttaacaaattaattatggATACTATGTGTAATTTTAGAAAAAGCTCTACTTGGTATATGCATTTTTCAAGTTACAATTTATTTGGATCATTAAGAGTTACTTCACTTTTTTATGAAcagaatacttaatttttttatattttattgaaatttaaaatatagggtctttttcaaattacttaattattttgaattgttaataattaactttattaatcataaaatacgtttttaattaatggaaacaattacttttaataattagttatgaCACATTAAtgtgctttttaaaaacaatttcttgaaatatatataaaaaaattgatatattaatcagtgaattgtatttgaaatctgctgttatattttgataaatacaaatttaaatgccTAATCCAAATTGTTCTTTATAAAGATGGAGGGGAGAGGACACAAAAAAACAATCctttctttattattgttttaatttatctttattatattgtcatcaaaatcatttctttaaaattggatTCATTTGACTTGTTTCCCATTTAGAATAAGCTTTCTAATTTTGACTCATAGTCAATTAATTACTATCTGAAGCAGTatgtcatttttcaaatttcttctcatacaatcaaacttttttttaaatgatagtttAATTATAACAGTGTTGAAGGTTTATTCCAGAAATTTCCCTAATTAGTCTAATAAAGCTTGAAACACCAAAATTCCTCcccaaaaaaatctatttcctgaaagtctatttttatcaagtgataactttttatttactcAAAATAATTCAGGTTTAACAAATTATGACTGACTTTAAAAGGATTGAATTCAAAccattaaaatgatttatcttctaaaataaaaatttttaatgacaaagaaaatttatgaaccattctacaattgaaaaaaatgtttctgaaattatgagatatttattataatgcattttttatcaacaatttatttgttagttttgaCATTCTTTGCatgaatatttaagattttatatgcatgctagcattttaataaaatcaagagAAGAAATagcaatctgaaatcatttataagagtatatcaattttatgaaattctttgaaaagataaTAGCCTTTATGGcaagaaaatgtcaaatttctatGAAAACTAATAACTtagtgatttataaaaaaaaagtatttattattaattttagaatgctCGCTGGTTGAGGCTATAGAGTGTGCTACTTTACATCCAGCACAAGTACTAGGAATTACCCATTCTAAAGGCACCCTTGATTTTGGTACTGATGCTGACTTTGTGATGTTGAATGATAATTTAGAGGTAGAAGCCACTTATATTGGTGGTGTTTGTGTTTGGAGCAAAAGCGACTAACATTTTGTCcagtaaaaatgtgtttttaatatgtCAAAGTGCCTTATTGTGACAAAAAGAGCAGCTATATAATATTTGTGCCAGTTATATTTTTTAGCCAAAGAATTTGaagttttgtttcttattttaaactataagatTAGTTCCTCATCAACAAGtcatttaatatgtatatttcatCTAACTAGTCATCAAGGTTTTTAAATTCCTAATCTGATCTCATATACATATGATACCTGATGATAGATTAAACATCATCTagcaaatttttacaagatatgAAGATCATATTTGTAAAAGTAGTTTAAGACATGTGTATGCATAGATTCCGATGTTGTATTTGCTGTAACCAGTTGTCTGAGTACATTTTTATGATGTTcctatttgtttttgataatttataagtGTGAAAGTGATGAAATTTATGTGAATACATATAATCATGATGCACTGTTTGGAAAAAAGTAAACTTTGAACGTGTGAAATAAGAAAGcactatttcattattaatagattttaaaaatattatcagctgcatttgtttttacattgttgtattttaataaacttagtgTTTTGTTAAAGTTGAATATgaggattaaaattttgatttgatttaaagctttataattgtttaattaatggTTCATTCTGATGATTAATCAACATCTCATGCTAAATTGGTTGTCACTGTTTATACTTCTGCCAATTAATTTATAGTGCAAGAGGTTAAagagaaaatgtaaatatatgataatcctaaaaaatatgtaagcatGTATTGCAGCAAAGAAAGagaattctgttttcattatttaataaaaatattagaatgaatacttatttatttactaatatatgtTTCATCAACAGTTGTATAATTTACCATTTATTGATGGCTGATAACAGGTtgcattcaatatatatatttacagttgTTTatgatcaaattatatataaaaaactatatttatacatttaaactgaataaatgtcatgtgtgatataaaaaaatgttctttttttcccttcacaaaatattatacaaaacataataaaggtcattataaaaaatggtatttagttctttaaaatgcttttcatttctaaattttccatttctttaagAAGAGTAGCTACAGCAAATCGTAAACGATGAAACTGGGAGGGGTGAAcctaataacaaaaaaaaatttaaatgagaaaaaaacacCCAACtcttaatacttattaaaaattaaataatcattattctcatatttttttatgttgcaaaagttctactttatatataaaaaaaatgttcaactgAATAAGctgccttttaaaataaaagtcaaaaattattacagcaaattttcttatttataaaggacatttgttttttaaattttgttcttatatagtatctttcataacatttaaaatgtggaataaatatgatttaatgcaACAAACCTCAAAAGTTTCTCTTCTACCATCACTTAACTGAACCTCCATCACAATTGCTGGTTCAAGAACTCTGTTCAGAGTGctaaaggaagaaaaaagcaagcaaactataaaatatttttttttaactctatctTTTAAAGAGAGGGAAAATGATTTGTATAATTACCTAGTTGAAATGGCTACATCAATTCtccatttaaaatgtttcagtttaGGAAGATGAGGTGCAATATTATTGAAATTGGCTATAATAGATGTACGTctgaaataataagtaattaaaaaatcaatacagTCAACtatatgttatataaaactaattattcaCTAGGATACTAATTTTACAGTTTATGTAGTATAAATTTGTTTACTACTATAATTCACAAAAAGAAGAGCTAAATCTGTCAGATGAATTCATTATACTGCTTTTACCTTTACAGAAATTTTTGCTTTGATTAATTATAAGGATGCAAATATTACAAAGCTAAGtgttttaaacattatttgcAACCTGAAGTTATGTAATCACAAATATAATAtccaatatttaataaactattttatgaagaaatactgttgaaaacagtaaataaatttttaaaaatataaaatttattcttgtgagaagaaacattaaaaaagtaattaattgcagtccatattatataaattactgcTATCACCATATCAAAATACAAAGGCAATCAAAATTGGGATTGACCATTAGTACTGTTTTAAGAGGTCACtttaaaatccttatattttttaaagaaagatttggtTATAATTTGTCTTAAAAGGTTTTAAGAGAGTTCTGATGATGTGatcttattaacaaataaatacaaataatatataaactttctaTATATTCTAATTTGACTATCTGCAGGTTACTTTAACATTGTATTGGACAGTAGATAATTGTAAgttaattctctttaaaatctatttaaattttccttttcatgacACGATGATAATAGCACACAGATTTTTGAtagtttaagtaataaaaatcatatttatctaCTAAAATAATTggcttttaattgtattttactgTGTAATTAACACAAAATGACTAAGACAAATTTCAAATCCTTCAAAATTACATCAACACGATACATCATGAACTTTTCTTTCCTCCAAAAATTCTCATATACAGGCAaagcaaattttacaaataaattaatgctaaaatttttttactattatttaaaaaaaattatcacttgaaattctaataaatttcaaataatcaaatttgcaattcatttttatgaagcaGATATCTtagagaaatcaaaaattttaaaaaggaagagTTGCAAGGAAACTATCTGCTTAATGGTGAGCTATTTGTTGTGCTTGACTAGATGTGGCTGTGAGAAATGAGATGGggacaaatttttattgattagctgatattttgaaatggctacttaaattaaaacaatcaatattcttcaaaaggcaatttatataaagatttagttttaaaaaagtattaatgtaTGAAAAGCTAAAATCACTATCAACTGGATTTATTTCAGAGCTATATAATTAGTTGGTTTTCAAAACAACAATATAAAGctgaataattataaacttttagataagaataattttttataaaagaaatggcaaagtgaaatacaaaagaaaataatttaaccaaAGAAAGTCTATCAAGGCATATGCATGTTATAACTAAACAAGGAAGAGGAATTTTTTTCGTATCTGAAGTCCTACTTTTTTCATATATACTtggatttttctttataaatgaatgtattttataaatggtAGAACAGTATTTGAAAAGGCACAATATATTTAGATtactaaaagtattaaaagagaaatttataaatttaaaattacaaagttgttaAATATTCCATCAACTGTAAATAAAGAacgcattattaataaaaaaaaaaaaaaaaatcccatacctTTGTCCATATACCACATTAGTAAGATCTTCTATATAGTCCTCAccgattctataaaaattaaaagaaaaaattaaatatgaattactttttaatttaatttttaaagtaatacaatttattatttgttcaagacagagaatgaaaaatttatagtaatataGAAGAATTGGTTACTAAGTTCTTGCAAAggcaaaaatattcaaacctaaCCTATCAAAACTCGAttaacaaatttaagaaattcaaaattaatacattttacaaattatcATCTTAAAAGAGTTACAATTTAATACCATTAGTCACCAAGTACTCGGTTGTCCTGTATAGGCTAAATTTATTTATCCAGTCATTATTTATAgtgatatttttagatattaatcaTAAGCATATACTTTCATCCATCACCTATTATGCAAgagttagtttttaaaattttctgttgttgttgttgtgacttatggcactttagaagcccactgacagttatctgtcagcgactTAAGTCgagtgagtgtctcttgtttcTTCAGTAGCAACAAATAGGATCAAGTGTACAACTTGGCTACTTCATGcggcacattcgcttgcataacccctttttacagagggacACATtctcacacctcacagataaaatacagaagaagaacaaccatgcccgaatcgggacgcccagatcacggggaagacccCGAAATATATGGCCTTTACCCCTACGCCAGGACGTCGACCTAAGATTTTCTACTTTcattaaagttaattttgaagatgactaataaataatgacaataattaaaaaatattttattgtaataataaaatgaatattgcaCAATGAATTCAAAGAAGTGAATGCACACACCTTAATGAAATCTGCagaatttatccttaaaattagaaatactGAACTagattattattctaaaatagaattattctattgaaaatcaaaattcatataaCTCACCCAAGTTCGTGAAGATCTTCTttaaaaatctgcaataaaatttttaatttagtttatcaTACTTTAAATTAGTGCATTAGAAAGTGAGAACAAACTGTTCAAGATACAACTGGTAttgtcaataatttaaatttatttaaaaatagtgtatgaaaaagtaaaagattaagtgtttacagttaaaaatgttcaaaagcacTAAAGAGCAACGATTTTGCATGCTTATAAACTAGtacaatcattataaaaaaattatttttatgtatgacATAATAAAATACCAAAACTGTGCACATACTACATAGTTTTTGAAGTATtcacaaaaatcgtaaaattctCACAGTTGATTTGTAACAACCACCTTTTGAGGGATATTAGATAtgtatattagatttatttatatatctactTTTCATGAAACATGAGTTTCAACAGTCATTATAATATCATAATtaccttaatatttaatttatattcagatcagataattttattttaacataaatatgatttttttaaatgctttcctcCCATTCAAATGACATAAAAGTTTGATTGCAAAACAGATAGAATGTAGGGAcatataatccatttttttctctttaccaGCAGctaaattttactctttaactgTTTGactgtgtaatttttatttcactaatgtTGCATTATTAActgtattattatcatttctacTTCAGTTTAACTGGGACTCTAATATAGACTGTTTTTAACTGTCACCAGTTTTGCTTGTATTCTCACATCCGGTGCTTTTCtgcaataataatcaaataactatttttttatagttaagacAACTGGAAATGCAATTTCTTAAAACAAGTTAATTCCCCATTatgaactaaattttaagaaG
Above is a genomic segment from Argiope bruennichi chromosome 1, qqArgBrue1.1, whole genome shotgun sequence containing:
- the LOC129984521 gene encoding COMM domain-containing protein 5-like: MAHPVVPAGSERTLFLGPRIPNYVKSLGKNLNNVKKPVFRQMIKLALLDFEGRGVNPEMYTAIKKATQDTCNVDVVYGALYALLKCALNLPEASLKQDIFKEDLHELGIGEDYIEDLTNVVYGQRRTSIIANFNNIAPHLPKLKHFKWRIDVAISTSTLNRVLEPAIVMEVQLSDGRRETFEVHPSQFHRLRFAVATLLKEMENLEMKSILKN